From the genome of Impatiens glandulifera chromosome 9, dImpGla2.1, whole genome shotgun sequence, one region includes:
- the LOC124915882 gene encoding delta-1-pyrroline-5-carboxylate synthase-like, with translation MHLFNLISQIFGFKTIGQIASLAIRSGNGLLLKGGKEAKRSNAILHKVITEAIPDSVGKKLINLVTSREEISDLLKLDDVIDLVIPRGSNQLVSHIKESTKIPVLGHADGVCHVYVDKFADMDMAKTIILDAKLDYPAACNAMETLLVHSDLVTNGDLKKLVEELQEKGIILYGGPKAASLLNLREAETLHHEYSSWACTIEIVDNLNAAIDHIHQNGSAHTDCIITEDKEVAEHFLHQVDSAAVIHNASTRFCDGARFGLGAEVGISTSRIHARGPVGVEGLLTTRWIVRGNGQVVDGDQGVVYTHKNLNLV, from the exons ATGCATCTATTTAACttaatttctcaaatttttgGATTCAAAACAATTGGACAGATTGCATCACTTGCAATTAGGAGCGGGAATGGGCTGTTGTTGAAAGGTGGGAAGGAAGCTAAACGATCGAATGCAATATTACACAAGGTTATAACAGAAGCTATCCCGGATTCTGTTGGAAAAAAACTCATAAACCTTGTCACTTCAAGAGAAGAAATTTCTGACCTGCTTAAG CTTGATGATGTGATTGATCTTGTGATCCCTAGAGGAAGCAACCAACTCGTTTCCCACATAAAAGAATCTACAAAAATCCCTGTTCTTGGTCACGCTG ATGGAGTATGCCATGTTTATGTGGATAAATTTGCTGATATGGATATGGCTAAGACCATCATATTGGATGCAAAGTTGGATTACCCGGCAGCCTGTAATGCCATG GAAACCCTTCTTGTGCATTCTGATTTGGTAACCAACGGTGATCTGAAGAAGCTCGTTGAAGAGCTTCAAGAGAAAGGTATTATTCTGTATGGAGGACCAAAAGCAGCTAGTTTATTGAATCTCAGGGAAGCAGAGACATTGCATCACGAGTATAGTTCATGGGCTTGTACAATTGAAATAGTAGACAATCTGAATGCTGCTATTGATCATATTCATCAAAATGGAAG TGCCCATACTGACTGCATCATAACTGAGGACAAAGAAGTAGCTGAACATTTCCTGCATCAAGTTGACAG TGCTGCAGTTATCCACAATGCAAGTACACGGTTTTGTGATGGAGCTAGATTTGGATTAGGAGCAGAG GTTGGGATTAGCACCAGCAGGATCCATGCTCGCGGCCCAGTTGGAGTTGAGGGTCTCTTGACAACAAGATG GATTGTAAGAGGCAATGGGCAAGTGGTAGATGGAGATCAAGGGGTGGTGTATACTCACAAAAACCTAAACCTTGTATGA
- the LOC124915883 gene encoding delta-1-pyrroline-5-carboxylate synthase 1-like — translation MDPSRSFLSNIKRVVIKVGTAVVTRDDGRLAIGRVGGIFEQIEELNTQGLEIILVSSGAVGAGRQRLRYRRLINSSFADLQKPQLELDGKACAAVGQNGLMAVYDNLLSQLDITSSQLLVTDNDFKNPDFREQLSETVNTLLALRSIPIFNENDAISTRRAPYSDNNLIQDSHGIFWDNDSLAGLLAIELKADLLVLLTDVDGLYSGPPNDPTSKLIHTYIKEKHQIAFGDKSRVGRGGMHAKLKAAISTAYAGTPVIIASGFAPQNIIRVINGERIGTLFHQDADLFVHDVNAREMAVAARECSRKLQSRTSDERRGILIAVADALEANEELIIAENQVDVEEAEACGYDRSLISRLVMKPGKASIFFFLKTAALFLYLEEADSHYYYCMQISSLAKSIRLLADMEEPIGCVLKKTELADGLVLEKKACPLGVLLVIFESRPDALVQVKTANLSD, via the exons ATGGATCCATCTCGTAGCTTCCTCAGTAACATTAAACGTGTGGTGATTAAG GTGGGTACGGCTGTAGTAACAAGAGACGATGGTCGATTAGCCATTGGTAGAGTTGGTGGTATTTTTGAGCAG aTTGAAGAACTGAACACACAAGGACTTGAAATCATTTTGGTCTCATCTGGTGCTGTTGGAGCTGGTCGTCAAAGGCTTAGATATAGAAGATTGATCAATAGCAG TTTCGCCGACCTTCAAAAACCGCAGCTTGAGTTAGATGGGAAGGCATGCGCGGCTGTTGGACAGAACGGGCTTATGGCGGTTTATGACAATTTATTGAGCCag TTGGATATTACATCTTCACAGCTTTTAGTGACTGATAATGACTTTAAGAATCCAGACTTCAGGGAGCAGTTATCTGAAACAGTAAACACATTGCTAGCGTTAAGAAGCATTCCTATATTCAACGAAAACGATGCTATAAGTACAAGGAGAGCTCCTTATTCG gataataatttaatacagGATTCACATGGTATATTCTGGGACAATGATAGTTTGGCTGGACTATTAGCAATTGAATTGAAAGCTGACTTACTTGTTCTGTTAACGGATGTGGATGGCCTTTATAGCGGTCCACCTAATGATCCTACGTCGAAGCTGATTCATACATACATAAAAGAGAAGCATCAAATTGCGTTTGGTGATAAATCGAGAGTTGGAAGAGGAGGCATGCATGCAAAATTGAAGGCTGCTATTAGTACTGCTTATGCAGGCACTCCTGTTATTATTGCTAG TGGATTTGCTCCACAGAATATCATTCGGGTGATAAATGGGGAACGTATTGGTACTCTTTTTCATCAAGATGCAGATTTGTTTGTTCATGATGTTAATGCTCGCGAGATGGCGGTTGCAGCTCGTGAATGTTCTAGAAAGCTTCAG AGTCGAACTTCGGATGAGAGGAGGGGAATTTTGATTGCAGTGGCAGATGCCTTGGAGGCAAATGAAGAGTTAATTATTGCTGAGAATCAAGTGGATGTTGAGGAGGCTGAGGCATGCGGTTATGACAGGTCGTTGATATCACGTTTGGTGATGAAACCTGGGAAggcaagtatttttttttttttgaaaactgcTGCATTGTTCCTTTATTTAGAAGAAGCAGattctcattattattattgtatgcAGATATCTTCACTTGCGAAATCCATTCGTTTGCTTGCTGACATGGAAGAGCCAATTGGTTGTGTATTGAAGAAAACAGAGCTTGCAGATGGGCTTGTCTTAGAGAAGAAAGCATGTCCTTTGGGAGTACTACTCGTGATCTTTGAGTCTCGCCCAGATGCGTTAGTCCAGGTGAAGACAGCAAACCTGAGTGACTGA
- the LOC124913664 gene encoding uncharacterized protein LOC124913664, producing MKLIIVMTKTFEFTVEVASQEETIVQLKQKIHQLVGISPPFQTLTIYGWELMDGLDFEDYPIISDNTKIDLSIKHHKHQHVVTLPRELETITRGKMTIIIKFSSRKINIDIDNTETVRSLKEKIHIIDGTPIKRMSLFFSGRELEEDFRGLSEYGIHESSEIVVFLKTMSRLMVDPPSRGVNVVVQTSSSLLEAPARFTLEMKDTSTVSELRHVVLMRKILPMDEYIFIHKQRIMRESCSLRWHGVEDGDCLYVFKGTVSRAG from the coding sequence atgaagctgatcattgttaTGACAAAAACATTTGAATTCACGGTTGAAGTTGCTTCCCAAGAAGAAACCATAGTTCAACTCAAACAAAAAATCCATCAACTTGTCGGCATCTCACCTCCTTTCCAAACTCTCACAATTTACGGTTGGGAACTCATGGACGGCCTCGACTTCGAAGATTACCCCATCATATCCGACAACACCAAAATCGATCTCTCCATCAAACATCACAAACACCAACATGTGGTGACGTTACCTAGAGAATTAGAGACCATCACTCGAGGTAAAATGACAATCATCATAAAATTCTCgtcaagaaaaataaacataGACATCGACAACACAGAAACCGTTAGAAGCCTGAAGGAAAAGATCCACATAATCGACGGAACACCCATCAAGCGAATGAGTTTATTCTTCTCCGGAAGGGAACTTGAGGAGGATTTTCGTGGTTTGAGTGAGTACGGTATACACGAGTCGTCTGAGATCGTGGTGTTCCTTAAGACCATGAGTCGGTTGATGGTGGATCCTCCATCGAGAGGGGTGAACGTCGTGGTGCAGACGTCGTCTAGCTTACTAGAAGCGCCTGCTCGGTTCACCCTCGAGATGAAGGACACGAGCACGGTCAGCGAATTGAGACATGTTGTGTTGATGAGGAAGATATTGCCAATGGATgaatatatattcattcataAACAAAGGATTATGCGGGAGAGTTGTAGCTTACGTTGGCATGGAGTTGAAGATGGCGATTGTCTCTACGTTTTCAAAGGAACAGTTAGTCGGGCTGGATAA
- the LOC124916518 gene encoding peroxisome biogenesis protein 22-like isoform X2, producing the protein MSDEHSNEPLLQLIKKFGGYLSLKMSKLFPISLRNLDSHSVGAVAGLAVAILFTWRFLRSPSTPRRPPKRQANAPSSSSISSNANLTPSGLESYLEDSQTQDVDDFFQPPTLGQVVRQRLSEGRKVTCRLLGVILEETTPEELQKHATVKSSVLEVLLEITKCCDLYLMERVLDDESEKRVVLALEDAGVFTSGGLVKDKVLFCSTEIGRTSFVRQLEPDWHMESNIEVVTQLSRFIKYQLHIAPGRTERTSSANIFSSLSLEQFFGCG; encoded by the exons ATGTCTGATGAACACTCGAACGAACCCTTGCTACAGCTGATCAAGAAATTTGGAGGTTATCTGTCTCTCAAAATGTCTAAGCTCTTCCCCATCTCGCTTCGCAATCTG GATTCACACTCTGTTGGGGCAGTAGCAGGCCTTGCTGTGGCGATACTGTTTACTTGGAGATTTTTGAGGTCGCCGAGTACACCTAGAAGGCCACCCAAACGGCAAGCTAACGCGCCTAGTTCTTCTAGTATTAGCTCAAATGCAAATCTGACCCCATCAGGATTAGAGTCATATTTGGAAGATTCGCAAACACAAGATGTTGATGACTTTTTTCAGCCT CCCACTCTAGGACAAGTAGTTAGGCAGAGATTGAGTGAAGGAAGGAAG GTAACATGCCGTTTGCTTGGGGTTATCCTTGAGGAAACCACTCCAGAGGAACTTCAG AAACATGCAACTGTCAAATCTTCTGTCCTGGAAGTTCTGCTGGAAATAACAAAATGTTGTGATCTATATCTAATGGAAAGAGTACTGGATGATGAAAGTGAG AAAAGGGTTGTCCTTGCTCTGGAAGATGCTGGAGTGTTTACATCTGGAGGTTTGGTTAAGGAcaag GTTCTCTTTTGTAGTACAGAGATTGGGCGAACATCTTTTGTTCGACAACTTGAACCAGACTGGCACATGGAATCAAATATTGAAGTTGTCACCCAGCTATCG CGATTCATCAAATATCAACTACACATCGCACCTGGAAGAACGGAAAGAACTTCTTCTGCTAATATTTTCAGCTCTCTGTCTTTGGAACAGTTCTTCGGATGTGGTTGA
- the LOC124916518 gene encoding peroxisome biogenesis protein 22-like isoform X1, whose product MSDEHSNEPLLQLIKKFGGYLSLKMSKLFPISLRNLDSHSVGAVAGLAVAILFTWRFLRSPSTPRRPPKRQANAPSSSSISSNANLTPSGLESYLEDSQTQDVDDFFQPVRPTLGQVVRQRLSEGRKVTCRLLGVILEETTPEELQKHATVKSSVLEVLLEITKCCDLYLMERVLDDESEKRVVLALEDAGVFTSGGLVKDKVLFCSTEIGRTSFVRQLEPDWHMESNIEVVTQLSRFIKYQLHIAPGRTERTSSANIFSSLSLEQFFGCG is encoded by the exons ATGTCTGATGAACACTCGAACGAACCCTTGCTACAGCTGATCAAGAAATTTGGAGGTTATCTGTCTCTCAAAATGTCTAAGCTCTTCCCCATCTCGCTTCGCAATCTG GATTCACACTCTGTTGGGGCAGTAGCAGGCCTTGCTGTGGCGATACTGTTTACTTGGAGATTTTTGAGGTCGCCGAGTACACCTAGAAGGCCACCCAAACGGCAAGCTAACGCGCCTAGTTCTTCTAGTATTAGCTCAAATGCAAATCTGACCCCATCAGGATTAGAGTCATATTTGGAAGATTCGCAAACACAAGATGTTGATGACTTTTTTCAGCCTGTAAGG CCCACTCTAGGACAAGTAGTTAGGCAGAGATTGAGTGAAGGAAGGAAG GTAACATGCCGTTTGCTTGGGGTTATCCTTGAGGAAACCACTCCAGAGGAACTTCAG AAACATGCAACTGTCAAATCTTCTGTCCTGGAAGTTCTGCTGGAAATAACAAAATGTTGTGATCTATATCTAATGGAAAGAGTACTGGATGATGAAAGTGAG AAAAGGGTTGTCCTTGCTCTGGAAGATGCTGGAGTGTTTACATCTGGAGGTTTGGTTAAGGAcaag GTTCTCTTTTGTAGTACAGAGATTGGGCGAACATCTTTTGTTCGACAACTTGAACCAGACTGGCACATGGAATCAAATATTGAAGTTGTCACCCAGCTATCG CGATTCATCAAATATCAACTACACATCGCACCTGGAAGAACGGAAAGAACTTCTTCTGCTAATATTTTCAGCTCTCTGTCTTTGGAACAGTTCTTCGGATGTGGTTGA